A portion of the Esox lucius isolate fEsoLuc1 chromosome 20, fEsoLuc1.pri, whole genome shotgun sequence genome contains these proteins:
- the nkd2b gene encoding protein naked cuticle homolog 2-like isoform X3, protein MGKLQSKHACKRRENPEGDSFVVNAFLRKGMEECERYSTSDHKHKNIQEFPHGELKDGQFLDHHCPLEVVLPPEKAAEGCDRYLQYLHSDPEPDRELPRGGGAGKASQGRKRISLHKSRLIRPGNILPVFNCPILDLECDVSLEEDNGQEWIFTLYDFDNSGKVTKEDMSSLMHTIYEVVDASVNHSSCHSKTLRVKLIVTPEPSPRRKDQDQAGPADRESRERCPQEEGRPVDRRLSAHVRSGPSGPSGGEPSPTEGQHYCVDENTERRNHYLDLAGIENYTSRFEGSSHPTPSQETPGRSSQSQNRSRSQEPEAHAAATTHQRRSQVIGENYSPLEARGRGPSHLYKSPKGASKGGGWTGGGNEKAKSSKCNAGHYPPHPPHPPPQSMLHTGNPSSGGYGAQDVYHLPHHTHPSASHHPLQHSHSRRLRAKARESQGPSAPKTPLSPHSHAQHQHQATPPPHALDRERDQGPVPAGGHGSFVVPLVQRHEHHHHHEHHHHHHYHHYHQT, encoded by the exons GAGTTTCCACATGGAGAGCTGAAGGATGGACAGTTCTTAGACCATCACTGTCCCCTAGAGG TGGTGCTCCCTCCGGAGAAGGCAGCTGAGGGCTGTGATCGCTACCTGCAGTACCTCCACTCAGACCCTGAGCCGGATCGAGAACTGCCAAGAGGAGGAGGCGCTGGAAAAGCCTCGCAGGGGAGGAAACGCATCAGCCTTCAT aaatcgagactcatcagaccaggcaacattcttccagtcttcaactgtccaattttg GACCTGGAGTGTGACGTGTCATTGGAGGAAGATAATGGTCAGGAGTGGATCTTCACTCTCTATGACTTTGACAACAGTGGCAAAGTTACCAAAGAG GACATGTCCAGTCTAATGCACACCATCTATGAGGTGGTGGATGCGTCGGTCAACCACTCGTCATGTCACAGTAAGACCCTACGGGTCAAACTGATTGTCACACCAGAGCCCAGCCCTCGCAGGAAAGACCAGGACCAAGCTGGACCAG CAGACCGTGAGTCCAGGGAACGCTGTCCCCAAGAGGAGGGTAGGCCAGTAGACAGACGGCTGTCCGCTCACGTCAGGTCCGGTCCCTCTGGGCCAAGCGGGGGGGAGCCCTCCCCGACTGAGGGACAGCATTACTGTGTGGACGAaaacacagagaggagaaaccACTACCTGGACCTGGCTGGTATAGAGAACTACACATCCAGATTTGAAG GGTCCTCCCATCCCACACCCTCCCAGGAGACCCCGGGACGGAGTTCCCAGTCCCAGAACCGCTCCCGTTCCCAGGAGCCCGAGGCCCATGCCGCCGCCACCACCCACCAGCGCCGCTCGCAGGTCATCGGAGAGAATTACAGCCCCCTGGAAGCTCGGGGTCGAGGCCCCTCGCACCTCTACAAGTCCCCAAAGGGAGCATCTAAAGGGGGCGGATGGACCGGCGGGGGGAACGAAAAGGCCAAGTCCAGTAAATGCAATGCTGGGCACTACCCGCCTCACCCGCCTCACCCGCCTCCCCAGTCCATGCTACACACGGGGAACCCGTCATCCGGAGGCTACGGGGCCCAGGACGTGTATCACCTCCCTCACCACACCCACCCGTCCGCCAGCCACCACCCTCTGCAGCACAGCCACAGCAGACGGCTCAGGGCCAAAGCCAGGGAGAGTCAGGGCCCGTCCGCCCCCAAAACACCCCTGTCCCCCCACTCTCACGCCCAGCACCAGCACCAGGCTACCCCTCCGCCCCATGCTctggacagggagagggacCAGGGGCCGGTCCCGGCCGGCGGCCACGGGTCCTTTGTCGTGCCCCTGGTTCAGCGGCACGagcaccaccatcaccacgagcaccaccatcaccaccactaccaccactaccaccagaCATGA